A stretch of Phoenix dactylifera cultivar Barhee BC4 chromosome 16, palm_55x_up_171113_PBpolish2nd_filt_p, whole genome shotgun sequence DNA encodes these proteins:
- the LOC108511386 gene encoding uncharacterized protein LOC108511386, with amino-acid sequence MAFLIPKKPLHSSSSAYDDNGKDERPRLQNSVTSCIYLKPDEGGGAAAARRSLDKEMVLRRIRQRKRVNQIRAAIQSLLRASPDLGEKDGEPPSSWWLDDVFSAP; translated from the coding sequence ATGGCTTTTCTAATTCCCAAAAAGCCCCTGCATTCGTCCTCCTCCGCTTACGACGACAACGGCAAGGACGAGCGCCCTCGGCTGCAGAACTCTGTGACGAGCTGCATCTACCTGAAGCCGGACGAGGGCGGCGGCGCCGCTGCCGCCCGACGGTCTCTGGACAAGGAGATGGTGCTCCGCCGCATCCGCCAGCGGAAGCGCGTCAACCAGATCCGCGCCGCCATCCAGTCACTTCTCCGCGCCTCGCCGGACCTCGGCGAGAAGGACGGCGAGCCCCCCTCCAGTTGGTGGCTCGACGACGTCTTCTCCGCCCCATGA